The sequence below is a genomic window from Cygnus olor isolate bCygOlo1 chromosome 7, bCygOlo1.pri.v2, whole genome shotgun sequence.
ACAAAACCATCAAGACAAGCTCAGATGCATTCGTAGCGATATGGTGCAAATCTGACCATTcctgagaatatttttaaatatatcattttaaacaaaatgacatgctttaaaaacattttgtagtaatttaaatatgtattcttTGATAACACAAACACGAATAGTTAAAGGCCAACTGAACAAGCCAAGTTAACTTGGAGTAGTACAAGAGGCAACAGGAGCAAGAGAGGCCAAATGTCTACAATCTCCATAACGACAGTCTGAAAAACACAGAGGGAGCACTAAACTGGCAAGACGGGCCAACACAGTAGCTCTCATAGCCAGCAAACATGAGATACCACCAGCATTTCTGTAGCTACCTTCTGTCAGCAATAACATTGCATTGCATGCGAAACAAAACTCCTGTAAAATAGCAGTCCCTATCAGCAACAGAAAGAGGCAACAGAAAGCACAGTCCTCTAATCACATGAATAGAGCAGACATCTGTTTTAAACATATGTAATTAACAAATTCACTTCAAATCAAATTTAGTTTCCACTGAACCTAAATGCTACTTAGCAACCCCTTACCCAAAAAACAAGCACAGGTACACAACTTCTGAGCTGGAAAAATATAATATGCTTTCTATTACATCTCATTTCATCTCCTGTACTGTATTAACTAGCCTAGTTTCTGATCATCAGTCAGGACATATACTAAAAGTAGCCCAACGTGCATTTGCCACCTACTACTCATTTTTCTATTCCATTCTTTTCTGAGAAGCTAATACAAAATCATACAAACCACTGCAATCTTTCAAGAGTCTTCACAGTTTAAACTAATCATCCCAGCATACAGCCAAATTTTAGTGCTAGACCACCAAAGCACAGTCTATACAAACATCACTGTAATGCAGCATTAAAGTTGTTTAAGAAAGtacaaagcaacattttttaaaacaagaaaccaTCACACTGGAAAAGTCAATACAACTGATTAATAAATACGGTTTCCATAAACAAAAAAGGCATTGCTCACCTTACCTTCAGTAACCTTAGCTGTTACCAACGCACCCAAATCAGCTGCttatgatttaaaatgaatCCAGTTCATAAAgtctaattattattttaactgaagTTATCAGGCAAGTAACTATCCACTTAAATGACCGCAATACCTTTACTcttgaaaagggaaaggaagccAAAAGTACTATGACATGAAGACAAGTCATTTacattttgcctttcttcctaTTTTCAATCAACATGGTTTACCTTGTCACAGAAGTCAGTAAGAGCTGTGAAGTCCCATTTCTTGGCATAAGCAACGTTGTATCTCAGTATAGCCTCCTATGGAAAGAgcacaacaaaataaagcagtgaGACATTCagttaacaaaagaaaaataattttattaatttcctttttgaagaAATAGTACCATCTAGTGGATACCACCTGTCAAAGAGCCTACCTAAATCCATGCAACTGTATTAATATTGTGCAGCTCTGAATGATACCAAACCCCGTATTTTAGGTCCAGCATTGAGCAAGCTAGAGTCAGTAGTGCTCCGTGGTATATTTGCATATGCCTACAACACACAATATAAATACTCCACCCTGCCCAGAACTTGCTTTCTTTATAGAGGTAGAAAAAGCATCCCTCAGCAGTCTAGCAGAACTTTTACCAGTTCAGCAGACTAAAGAATCAGAACCATAACAAAATCAACTAGACCCTTCACAAGAACCAGCTTAAAAAAGCTCTCaggaaaaaacatcaaataaaaacaaaactaacaaaagtAAATTTCACAAGTTGCTGGGGGACAGTAGTTATTCACTCAAAGTGTATCTGCAGCTTTTCTATAGTCTTCTTTGCCTTTCAGGTATAATCTGAATTACGttatttttagcaaaaaaaaaaaaaccaaaacactaatAGCAATTCTAAGCTGCTAcacattaaaattcattaagTCCTGATGGAAGAGCCAACAAGAACAGTAAGATTTATCAACAGAGCATTAGTCTCCAAAACTTGAAGATTTTTTCAGCAACTTGAATCGAGTATACTGTTGTgaacagttatttttcaaactcACTTTTCTGTGCATCACCCTACCTTCCTGGCTATAGAAGAAGCCTGCATGCTATATTTATCAACAAAGTAGTAGTTACCACTGGACAGCTTTGTACAGATTTATGGAGTAGAATTTGTTTTAACAAGAGCTGAGAAATTCAGTGGGAACACTTAAGAATCTGAACTTTTTTCCTAGACATTGTGTGCAAGCATATTGCATATACAGTACTTTGTTCTAAGCAGCATGGTAACAAGAAAACACATCAAGCAAGCCATAGAAACTCTCAGACAGAATTGCCTCTCTAACAGAGtaataaaagtcttttttccCTGATTAAATGCGATACAGCAAAATACCAAGATTTAAGAGTCAAGTATGAGCATCTAATATTGACAGCAGATGTCAGTATAAAGATTTCAGCAAGGGGCATTTTAACAGTTCATTAGACAGATGAAAATTTAGAATTCTTTCTGCATCTGCATAGGGAACTGCAGAGCTAACAGGGATATTTAAATGCTCCGTCTCATGATCTAAGAAGTGACAAGCCAACAGAGAATCTAATAGGAACTGAGAGCAGCTTCATCACAACCCAGTTTTCATGACGTCCTTGCCATttacaaaagatgttttttccatGAAGGCCTTTGTAGCTTCCACAATAAAGTAATTTCTCTGTAACTGACTGCTgaataatttctaaataaaattactgGTGGCAATTATTTATTCAATGTGTGTACTGCCTAGCACTCTGAGCAGTTGTTTTTCAAGCATCAAATAACCTGCAGAGCTCTTCAAAATAGAACTATATCAGAAGATGTGAAAGCAGGTAGAGGAAGACAATAGATTCTAAACAACTAAGAGTACTATTTTTAAACCTTcagtttaattcttttaattaacCAGAGTCTCCTAATTGGGAAGGAAACAGATTACACACTGAAGTTCCAAAAACAGTGTGATAATCTTTTTATAATTAGttgagtttaaaaaagaagcaaacaaaaagctaacACCACACACCTTAAGAGAATTAAACACATGACCTCGATAATGCTGTTCAGCAGCTATTATATTTAGAGCAGCAGTACAGCAAAGCTGTTATTTAAGAAATCTAAGATACCAGAGGTGATCACAGGGAGAGAATCAAAATGTTTCCCAGCTTCCACCTTTGACTTTGTAGAATTTATTAGGAAATCCCTTGAACAGCAGAGATTgtttactaatttatttttaatagcaaatataTAGGACTGAGCCAGACTTACTGACAACAGTACACAGAAAGATTTAAAGTACTTCTATACGTTTATGCATATAGACCTGATTTCAAACTGACAAACTTACCTTCAAATCGTGGGAGCATGTAAATTTGTTAAGTAAGGCAGTTTGGATTAGTTCCCATCGACTTCCAGCAGTTCTATCTccattctttaaaacaaaagcccaAAATAAAGTCAGATGAAGTtattcaaaacagaattatatatttaataataaaattttgtgGCAAGGAAGTTAATTAAGGGTTACTTtgtgaatttctttaaaaataaacaaaatattttgagcatCTGTAAAGTACTTTTGTATCACTTTCATTCGTATTTGTTGGCATCCCAAAAAAAAACGCAAACATATATGCCATCACATAAAAGGgttaagtaaaacaaataaaagaaaaaaaggcttccCCTTTGTTTGAAACATCACAACCCAGAATTTAGCTTTTTCAGACCAGATGTTCATCTACTAGATCCTCCAGTTTCCGTACCCAGCTTGACAACCAAGCATGTGTAAAAATATAGTACACCGAAAACGTATCTATATGTaagtcagttttattttattgcactCCTGTAACTGTTTTGTCTTACCTCATCCTCTACAGGGTATAAATTTTGTTCTGAGCACGGCATTTTAACATGTTTGTTGTCCCACAAATCTTTGTAGTGAGTTGGGAAAGGTTTAGGTACCTCTCCTTCCCTCAGAAGATCTACCTAAAAcacagaaggaggaagaaaaaaaaataactcaggCTCtactttcaaattttttttaaatggaaaaaataaagatcagaaATTTAGTTAAGAAAAAGCTCATCTACAACTACCTCTTTTGGAATAGAGAAAGTTACAACAAGCTATTTGGTTAGAAAAATCCATCTTTCGCTCTGTTAAATCCACAGTAACATCAGACACAGCTCAAAGCCAAAGGTGAACATGCAGTGAGAAATGAGTGGGAAAAATTCAGTATCTCCTTTCAGACTAGAGCTAAAAACTACAGAATCTTGAAGTTCCCCTCAAGTCTTAAACTTGGTGAAAAGAGTATCACTTGACCTCTTGATGCATAGTGAAATAAAGGTTatacatgaaattatttttatgtcctAATTATCAGCTGAAGACTTCCTCATTTATAAATTTAAGAAGCACCTATATAGtttcatgcaaatatttccCAAATACTTAAAATAGAGTTCCAAATGTAACCATTGCTATATATAGAAATCACATTCTTTAATCTGACATTGAAAAGAACGATAAATCATTACAGATGTAGTAATATTTCACGTTTATTCCACATAgcatcagaaatgtaaaaaaataagtgaTGGGATGTTAAAGATCTAACCTGCTGTACAGCTTTCTGGCAGCACTGATTTTCttgttatttgcatttaaacCTAATGTGCTCTTCTTTTGTTTAGGATTCACCCATAACCTTACAGGTTACTTGTcaaattttattaataaaataatttgcatattACTCCAAAGGAGTAAGACATATACATCAGATCTGGCCTAAAATACAGTGATAAAATTGCTAgtaatttgtcttttcttcctctctctccataTCTTGAACACTTCGAACCTTTTATATATCCCGAACCAAAACCAgaattgtattaaaattaaaatataacataaaaGCGTTGAAGTATAAATTTTACTTGCAGATATATTTAAACTCCCACAGTTCTCAAATCAGACAAGGAAGTACACATGCACCTAtgcaaaagacaaatatttgtcCCTAACAGTCTAGAGGCAGTAAAGCCCAAATTACATTTCTTCAGAGTCCCAATACCCTAAATTTATGCATCAAAAAGTCAATTTTCAGGAAAGTCAGTTGTCCCAGTCTGCCCACAAGGAATGGCAAAGAAAGATTCCCACAACCTGCTAATACTGTGAGACTAACGTATGGCATTTCACGTTATTGAACAATTCTTTATGAAATTTGATTTCAGCACAGAAGTATCTTACTCTGATGGTTACTGTATGATTGGCTGAGGGTCTCAGGTGAGGAAGACGGGCCCCGCACATGGGCATTCTTCTCATCTCTTCAATTGGTGTCCCAAACCACTTCTTATTAGTTGGAAGAGGAGGTGGCATATATTTAGGTATCTTCCTTCCTGGCCTCTGGGGTTTGAATtcacacttttctttcctgctgttaaaatagaaatacattgaaacattttatttccacttcagCCTTACATTTATAAACAAGTCAGTTTATTTGCTAGCCTTTGCTGTGACCCCAGGACAAACACTAGTCTTGGGAAAACTCCTACCGCTAACAGCCTCCTCCCTGACACATCCACGTACACGGTGCCCACCAAAACACTTTTCTCTACACACACCTTCCCTGAACTGCAGTAGGTTAGCAAGGCAGATTTTTCCTCTAAAGAGCCATGCTCTTTCCCAGCAGGCTCTGTTTATCCACGTGCTCAATCATTATCTTATTCCTTAGCAGAGATCTCACCAGGCACAGAAGATAGATCAGCATTTGCCAGGATCTCTTCTACACACTCTTCTCTAGAATACAGATGCGCATACTCCCTCTTTAAACTAGTACCTACTCAATCACCTTTTCTCACCAGGGTTGTGTTTTTCATGCCAACTATACTTGCAATAAGTGTTTAAAAGTAACCTAACACAGGTGAACAAAACATCTTCAACAATCATAGATATTTCCACAGATCCAAGatattttgctgaagaaaatctGAACCTGCTGAAAACCCATACAAAACATGCAAATGCCCAACAAACCAACTCTGTACCAACAAAAAAGAGACTCATGTTACACACAGGCATAGAAAAAGAAgcagacttttttcccccaataaCAGAACTAAAAGGAGGTCTATGATAGAAATAGAACTTGGATACAAGTAAGTTTATCAATATAATCATATTGATTGAGCATTTGATGCAGTAATGCTCttgaaaagctgtgaaatgcaTCAAAAATCTTATACCATAAGAGAAAATATGCCAGTTTCTTCTGTTGgtgtttctttttggtttgttgttgtttttattttatttttatttttttaaagacaaaactgaaaCCTTTACCAATTCTGCTCAAATAGCATGGAACACATGCAATGGgtgcattcattttcctttaaagaagaTTCAAACAcgaaaaaaaagtttgtggaGCTAAGCATATAATCCACacaattttgcttaaaaaaatcctctctttcttcctcatgtTTTGCTGTGATATCAGAAAATATAACTACAGGGAAACCCTCTTAACTTACACCTTATTTCTGGAGAAGGCTGCTTTTAGATTACTGTTGTGTTTGAACGTACCTTTCTCAAATGCATGCCAAGTTTAGCAGCCTTGTAAACTGACACAGGAGACAAATATTACTTGGAAATTAACAAGAAGAGAAACGACAATCCATTACAAACTTGGTTCCCTTCCCCCTGCACAAACACCACCATCGCACAACATACAGCAGCACTCAGCATGTCGCACCGACCGTGCTAACTGCACGTCTGCCCAGCTCTCAACACCGCCCCTACGCTGTTCTCAGTGGACCTTCCTACTCTTCTCCCTCCTGGACAGCAACCACACAGTTTGGCTGGACCAGCTAAGAGCCTCTTCACTGCAGCTGTGACCATTCCTAGAGATCTGACTTTGCCTTAGTTGTATATCTGATGTGAAACCACATGTTCCTCATGCAAAAGATAAAGTTCTcagagcaaaatgcaaaacaagataAAAGCCTATACTTTGAGGTCCTGTTTACACCCCCTAAATTCCCCTTAGCAAACTTGCTCCACCCTTGGATAAAGATGTTGTCCAACCTGTTCGCTGTGTCTCTGCATATGCCAGCACCTTCAGGCGCAGACAGTGCCCCGACCTAGCCGATCACTTGCAAACGGCCCAGCCACATCGGTGTGATGCTTGGTACAGGCCTGCTGTGCGTATCTGACAGCCAAACAGCAACTCTGGCACAGCGTTACCCGCTACTGATATCTGTCCCATacacttctgtttcttcctcccCAAGTTAAGATCTCAGCTGTAGACCTTGTCTAACGAGGACTCATCTTTGGAGGAAAGCTTTAGTATTTTCTAATTGCCCGCTAAGCACCACAGACCATACCACTACTTTGCAAGGTTCTGCAAGGCACTGGGTTTTATAACCTTCACATCTTGATTAGACCCAGAACATCTCCACAGCCTCATCCTCTACCCAGTAATTACTCTGGAAAGCACTGTTAGGATTTCCATCTACCCACACAGCAAAAACTCCGTCAGTTTCCCTTCTCAAACGTGCAATTATGGCAACACACTAGGTGCCTGCACAGACAACTGCAGGCCTGCCTCTTTCAACCTCTGCTGCTTTGTTACAACAGCCACTACTCAATTGAGTGAAAATAATATTCACTAATTTCCCCCCCGCTTTAAACTTTATGACCACCTTTTCCATACTTTTCCAAAGTTTTCCATCCAACTTTCtaaaaacttctgctttttgttttccaagtccACCCCCAGCCTATTCATCTCTCAAGATTTATCAAACACAAGCTCCTCCCAACAGGTAGCTACCCTCCAGCACGCTCTGGCTCAATTCCTTGAAAAGAATGGGCTCTGCTGCTACTCGCATCTGGAAGGAGCTCCCAACAAAGAGGTGCAAAGCTACCTTCTTGCCCTACCTTGGGACTTTAGAGACAGTTTACTGAGATAATTGCTTTTGGCACCAACACACACTGTCCTCATTTCcactttctcttttgctgtttattcACCTTCTCAGCTCCCTCTTGAACCTAAGCTCTTCAGGGCAGAGATTATCCTTTAGTCCTTATGGAACATCTAGCATACAGAGTCCTGGGTCATGCTCAGGCTTCTATTGATGTAATATCTACTCACTAGTCCTCCTCTCCACCAGattataaagaacaaaaaacaaccacatcATTACAacttctttcaaaaatgaaatttttcatgTTCATCTCAATCAGAGCATCAGTAGCACTGCTGCTTCAACAAAATTGATTCAGTAGTttgacagcagagagaaaaactaAAGTAAAACTATAAAACGTCAGTTTCCCTAAATGTTCTGAATGAAATAACGAATGCTAGAACTATGCTTTGTAAAGCAACCCTGTACCACCAGCTGTTTTCAAGCATCAAATCTCATGATCTTAAATCACTTCTTCGATAAAGAAAATCGCCTTCCTACAGTATCTTTAATTCCCAGTTTTAACAAATCtctaatgattttaaaaaaaattgcactggGCAAAcatatcctttaaaaaaaaagtagtcccattaaaaataaatcacttcaagctggcagcagagctgtcttTATGTCTTAACATACATTTTGCAATGCCCTTTACACAAGCCTCTGAAGTTTATcaagagaaaagagattttcaaGTGTGAATCAAACAGATGAAGAGGCAGACAGAATGCTACCTTTTTTCCTCAATTTTAGGTATCCTCATGAAGTGAGAGGTGATTTTGGAGTCTTTCTTCACACTCGGTTTTGCACCTTTGCATTCTGATGATGTAGCAGGAAAGATCCCAGGTGATTTTGTATGCAGATCGTCCTCTTTGAGGGAGTTATCTATTCCCTCAAAGCCTTCACAACCCTTGGCAGAAAATCGTGACTTCCTTGACTCCAGTTCAGCATCCCCATACTGAATTCTAAAAGACTTGTTTATGGATTTGGACATACTATTCTCCTCTCGCTCGTCAAGAAACGGACTTGTTTCTTCATCAGCCTCTGAGCCATGACAGCTATTTTTAGAATTGTCTACATCCATTGGTGACTCTGGCTCACTTTCTTTCTCAAAAGCAGGTGAATCCCCTGAACTACTTGGGCATTTGCTCAGTTTACCAGGACCCCCCAGATCAGGTACGCAAGCATCACAACCAGCGTCTGAAAGTGGGCTTTCTGGAACTACATCCCCTTCTTCTTGCTCACCCGTTATACAGACCACATCGACAGAATTGCAACTCTTCGGCTTCTGCGAATTGCACGAAGCCACTTGTCCATCTATCTCAGTGTCTTTTGAAGAAAGTTTTGTATTTCCCATTTTCAAAGACCGGCCCGATGACAGCTTCCTCTGAGTCCAAGTATCACCGCTTTCTTCACAGCCTCTTTGAACCTGCTTGCCAATTTTGTGCATCTGATCGATGTTGGCGTTTTTAAAGAGGTCTCCAGACTGCCCGACCTTCACAGTCTCTCTGTCCAAGATTGGATCTTTGTCCTCAGCCTCCCAGTTATACACACTGCCTGTCTGAGGCAAATTTACGTGCTTTGCACCAACTTCCACAGGTATTTTTTGATAATTTTGCTGACAAACATTCTCTAGCTTTTTCACATCGTGCTcacagaagttttcttttttaatggaagtCATCTTGGTATTTGCTTCAGTATTGTTACTGATTTTGCTTTGTAAGCTGTGGAAGAGAAGTAAAGGAATTTAATGTCTTATCTCCAAACgaaatttctgttgtttttttttaaagggagtCGTTATAAGCATACAATAGGAAGTATGGACTTTCACCTATTACACCCTAAGTGAGCACTATCACGACCCAACAAGttttactgaaatgaagaaTGTAATAGCCTATTTCCATTTAAAGGATCTAAAGGATGATAAATCAGTTGCTCACCCTAGTAATCTATTCCAGACATTCATTATACTTGTTTTCAAATCAAATCAGTATtaagtcttttttgtttgtttgtttgtttgtttttaagtattttctccaaataaaaagTTCAAAGTCATGATCCTCAACCTTATTTTTAATCAGCTAAATAGAGCAAGAGTAAGAACTGAATTTTGTAGCTATTCCCTCAGCACTACAAATTCATCTGTTAGAAAAGCAGGACACAGTAACCCACAGTCTCAACAATGTCATATTCCTTCCTTATTCTTACAAGCAAcctctgctttttattctgatttttgaaGATCTGTGATAGTATGGTATATTTAGACCTGAAAAGAAGACAATAAAAGACACATTAAAtcaactattatttttaaagagaaaaataacttaatttgTCCTGCACCAAGTCTTACACAAAGAATGGAAACAAATATGTCCTAACAATTTCAAGGGAAAATGCACTGAACTTCACATGATCCACTGAAACTTCTCGGGAAGGCACTGGCAAGTCATTTCACCTCTACGTGCTAACCTTTGTGTCTGCTGACTGATGAGGAGAAATATTAAGATGACataggaatattaaaaaaaaaaattggctaGTCTTGGTCAACATACCATTCCGAACAACACCTTCTCCTGAACATATTGTTACAGCATTTCATATGCAAACTAAGCATGTTAAACTTTGGTTATTGCCCAGTTTCCCCATCTACaattaacaggaaaatacaCGATTATCACACAATCCTAAACTCAGCAACTGAAGATCGTAATAGATTCCCAAAGGCATTCATTTGCTTCACGAATGAACAGAACCTCTTCTAAAAGAACActagacaaaaagaaagcattcGCACCCTTATCTCTGCAGAAGAggagtaaaaacaaacaaaaaaaccacacagcaCCAGAAATACAGTGTGCTTGGAATAACAGATGATAACATGGAACTTATCCCATAGAAAAATTAGTTGGATTTTAGAGGCTTTCATATTACAATTTACATTATCCCCACCTATGCATTTGTTCCTGCACCAAAAttctgatgaagaaaaataacgTTATGTTACTGCAACCACCTCAATAAACGACTGTTTAAAGATATTGACAAAAGATGTTGGCAACTTAAGATGAggtaaaaatctgaaaaatagtGTTCTAATTCaaatagaataaattaaaatcatgcCAATAATAGCCATAGAGAAGAATGCTAAGTGTTTACATGGCTGCTTAACTGGTTAAAACTGACTAGGCTTTAGTCTGTCAGTGAGACTGAGGAAGGGCATTTAAAAGCAACACTCTAAAGGGaacctgaaagaagaaagattcaCTTCCTCCTTAAGCATCCTTTTAACATCTTTGCAACGTCTTTGTGAGCCTGTAACCGAGCGCTCCATACTTCTGTATTAACCATATTCAGAAGTTTTCCTGGGTTTTCTTGATCATTTTAGCACTGCTAATAGATTTTGATCTCTAATGATTATCAAAcaccaacagaaaataaacttgcatatttataattttaatgacGGAAAAGTGGTATCTGATATTTGTCTGGATTAGATAGTTACATTCTTAGGTATCtcattttaatgttatattGCAAACATTGCTCCTGACAGACTCCATTAATGGGAAAATATCCTCAAAACTTTAGCTGGTACCATTCAGCAGTATCACTTATATAGTATCTTTCACTTGAATGCACATCTGAACACCCTGTAAtttctggtaaaaaaaatatattaagttaCATGGTGTTACACAGTCTAACCAGATGAACCAAAACTGACTTTTGTCTGTAAATTAACAACAGAACTGAGAGATGAATACAGCCCA
It includes:
- the PARG gene encoding poly(ADP-ribose) glycohydrolase isoform X2, which codes for MSAGCGRDPPGKRARLGPGPCQEGPGGSSSAGGSPATAVGNRACKQRTITTWLENKGPKTTESKSLQSKISNNTEANTKMTSIKKENFCEHDVKKLENVCQQNYQKIPVEVGAKHVNLPQTGSVYNWEAEDKDPILDRETVKVGQSGDLFKNANIDQMHKIGKQVQRGCEESGDTWTQRKLSSGRSLKMGNTKLSSKDTEIDGQVASCNSQKPKSCNSVDVVCITGEQEEGDVVPESPLSDAGCDACVPDLGGPGKLSKCPSSSGDSPAFEKESEPESPMDVDNSKNSCHGSEADEETSPFLDEREENSMSKSINKSFRIQYGDAELESRKSRFSAKGCEGFEGIDNSLKEDDLHTKSPGIFPATSSECKGAKPSVKKDSKITSHFMRIPKIEEKRKEKCEFKPQRPGRKIPKYMPPPLPTNKKWFGTPIEEMRRMPMCGARLPHLRPSANHTVTIRVDLLREGEVPKPFPTHYKDLWDNKHVKMPCSEQNLYPVEDENGDRTAGSRWELIQTALLNKFTCSHDLKEAILRYNVAYAKKWDFTALTDFCDKILEDAEAQHLFQSILPDMVKLALCLPSICTQPVPLLKQKMNHSITMSQEQIASFLANAFFCTFPRRNAKMKSEYSSYPDINFNRLFEGRSPRKPEKLKTLFCYFRRVTEKKPTGLVTFTRQSLQEFPDWERSQKKLSKLHVTYEGTIEGNGQGMLQVDFANRFVGGGVTGAGLVQEEIRFLINPELIVSRLITEVLDHNECLIITGTEQYSEYTGYAETYRWARSHEDKTPRDEWQRRCTEIVAIDAFHFRRFLDQFGPEKIRRELNKAYCGFSRPNVPPQHLSAIATGNWGCGAFGGDSRLKALIQILAAAESGRDVVYFTFGDVELMRDIYSMHTFLCEKGQTVGDIYRLLLRYYNEECRCCSTSGPDVKLYSFIYNTVESYADSTDDDDDEEKGLCFED
- the PARG gene encoding poly(ADP-ribose) glycohydrolase isoform X1, which gives rise to MSAGCGRDPPGKRARLGPGPCQEGPGGSSSAGGSPATAVGNRACKQRTITTWLENKGPKTTESKSLQSKISNNTEANTKMTSIKKENFCEHDVKKLENVCQQNYQKIPVEVGAKHVNLPQTGSVYNWEAEDKDPILDRETVKVGQSGDLFKNANIDQMHKIGKQVQRGCEESGDTWTQRKLSSGRSLKMGNTKLSSKDTEIDGQVASCNSQKPKSCNSVDVVCITGEQEEGDVVPESPLSDAGCDACVPDLGGPGKLSKCPSSSGDSPAFEKESEPESPMDVDNSKNSCHGSEADEETSPFLDEREENSMSKSINKSFRIQYGDAELESRKSRFSAKGCEGFEGIDNSLKEDDLHTKSPGIFPATSSECKGAKPSVKKDSKITSHFMRIPKIEEKSRKEKCEFKPQRPGRKIPKYMPPPLPTNKKWFGTPIEEMRRMPMCGARLPHLRPSANHTVTIRVDLLREGEVPKPFPTHYKDLWDNKHVKMPCSEQNLYPVEDENGDRTAGSRWELIQTALLNKFTCSHDLKEAILRYNVAYAKKWDFTALTDFCDKILEDAEAQHLFQSILPDMVKLALCLPSICTQPVPLLKQKMNHSITMSQEQIASFLANAFFCTFPRRNAKMKSEYSSYPDINFNRLFEGRSPRKPEKLKTLFCYFRRVTEKKPTGLVTFTRQSLQEFPDWERSQKKLSKLHVTYEGTIEGNGQGMLQVDFANRFVGGGVTGAGLVQEEIRFLINPELIVSRLITEVLDHNECLIITGTEQYSEYTGYAETYRWARSHEDKTPRDEWQRRCTEIVAIDAFHFRRFLDQFGPEKIRRELNKAYCGFSRPNVPPQHLSAIATGNWGCGAFGGDSRLKALIQILAAAESGRDVVYFTFGDVELMRDIYSMHTFLCEKGQTVGDIYRLLLRYYNEECRCCSTSGPDVKLYSFIYNTVESYADSTDDDDDEEKGLCFED